One genomic window of Ignavibacteria bacterium includes the following:
- a CDS encoding pyruvate, phosphate dikinase, whose amino-acid sequence MTFDNKHVYFFGDGVAEGKAELKNLLGGKGANLAEMTNLGLPVPAGFTITTEVCSYYYNNKKKYPSNMEQQVEDALIQVERVMHGKFGDSHNPLLLSVRSGARASMPGMMDTILNLGLNDETAEGMIYKTNDARFVYDAYRRFVQMYGDVVLGLKPQSKDDIDPFEEILQEKKKKRGVQLDTELNADDLKQLVSEFKAAIKKKTGKKFPENPFDQLWGAIGSVFGSWMNTRAIEYRKLYDIPESWGTAVNVQAMVFGNLGEKSGTGVAFTRNPATGEHILYGEFLMNAQGEDIVAGIRTPLPVVELQKYDKVSYREMKRMCNILEQHFKDMLDIEFTIQQGKLYMLQCRAGKRTTTAAIRIAVDMVKEKVIAPEEALMRIEPLQLDQLLRPVFDDEEKQRAVNKGMLLTKGLNAGPGAATGKIYFNAEDAEAEAKKGEDVILVRIETSPDDIRGMSVAKGIVTARGGMTSHAALVARQMGKVCIVGCSELNIDYKSRRLSVDRKKIVVKEGEEISIDGTTGEIIIGRVKTRPSEVVSVLIEKSLKPEKAAIYQRYAQIMKWADQFRSLRIRTNADQPNQCEHAVAFGAEGIGLCRTEHMFFGEDRITAVREMILAETKEEREHALAKLLPYQRKDFFGIFEVMKDRPVTIRTLDPPLHEFLPKTQKDIDELASVMKISKERIQRRISQLHEMNPMLGFRGCRLGILYPEITEMQVRAVFEAAAMARKKGIKAFPEIMIPFVGHVRELALQKEIINRIAEHVMRVKNVRIAYLVGTMIEIPRAALTAYDIGKVAEFFSFGTNDLTQLTAGLSRDDAGEFLPYYIDHSVYERDPFQSIDKNGVGKLMGIAVKEGRNSNNSLKVGICGEHGGDPSSVEFCHALGLNYVSCSPFRIPIARLAAARAVIQEKSNIMPTTPLVQTNVQKVVNPSFASSLSNAKRAILLKNSSLRRSKLGF is encoded by the coding sequence ATGACTTTCGATAATAAACATGTGTATTTTTTCGGCGACGGTGTTGCCGAAGGAAAAGCAGAATTGAAAAATTTGCTCGGAGGTAAGGGAGCGAATCTTGCTGAAATGACGAATTTAGGATTGCCGGTTCCAGCAGGATTTACGATTACCACCGAAGTCTGTTCGTATTATTACAATAATAAAAAGAAATATCCTTCGAATATGGAGCAACAAGTTGAAGATGCGTTGATTCAAGTCGAACGCGTAATGCATGGAAAATTCGGCGATTCGCATAATCCGTTGTTGCTTTCTGTACGAAGCGGAGCGCGGGCATCTATGCCGGGAATGATGGATACGATACTCAATCTCGGATTGAATGATGAAACGGCAGAAGGAATGATTTACAAGACAAATGACGCGCGATTTGTGTATGACGCGTATCGTCGTTTCGTTCAAATGTATGGCGATGTGGTGCTTGGCTTAAAACCGCAATCGAAAGATGATATTGACCCGTTTGAAGAAATACTTCAAGAGAAAAAAAAGAAACGCGGCGTTCAACTTGATACGGAACTGAATGCTGATGATTTAAAACAATTGGTTTCTGAATTTAAGGCGGCAATAAAAAAGAAAACCGGGAAAAAATTTCCCGAGAATCCTTTTGACCAACTTTGGGGAGCCATCGGTTCAGTGTTTGGCTCGTGGATGAACACGCGGGCAATTGAATACAGAAAGTTGTACGATATTCCCGAATCGTGGGGAACTGCAGTTAATGTGCAAGCAATGGTATTCGGAAATTTGGGGGAAAAATCCGGAACGGGTGTTGCGTTCACAAGAAATCCGGCGACGGGAGAACATATATTGTATGGAGAATTTTTGATGAACGCGCAAGGAGAAGATATTGTTGCAGGAATACGAACACCGCTTCCGGTGGTTGAACTTCAGAAATATGACAAAGTATCGTATAGAGAAATGAAACGTATGTGCAATATTCTTGAGCAACATTTTAAGGATATGCTCGATATTGAATTCACGATACAACAAGGGAAATTGTATATGTTGCAATGCCGCGCAGGAAAACGAACCACGACAGCAGCAATTCGTATCGCCGTTGATATGGTGAAAGAAAAAGTGATTGCTCCCGAAGAAGCATTGATGCGCATTGAACCGTTGCAACTTGACCAGTTGTTACGTCCGGTTTTTGACGACGAAGAAAAACAACGCGCCGTGAACAAAGGAATGTTATTAACGAAAGGACTCAATGCTGGTCCGGGAGCAGCAACGGGAAAGATATATTTTAACGCAGAAGATGCGGAAGCGGAGGCAAAAAAAGGAGAAGATGTTATTCTCGTTCGTATTGAAACATCTCCAGATGATATTCGCGGAATGAGTGTAGCGAAAGGAATTGTTACTGCTCGCGGTGGAATGACGTCGCATGCCGCGCTTGTTGCTCGACAAATGGGAAAAGTTTGTATCGTTGGATGTTCGGAACTGAATATTGATTACAAATCGCGTAGGTTGAGCGTTGACAGAAAAAAAATTGTCGTGAAAGAAGGGGAGGAAATTTCCATTGACGGTACAACGGGAGAAATCATTATCGGAAGAGTAAAAACACGACCGAGTGAAGTTGTTTCTGTGTTAATTGAAAAATCTCTGAAACCGGAGAAAGCAGCAATTTATCAACGCTATGCGCAAATAATGAAATGGGCAGATCAATTTCGCTCACTTCGTATCCGAACAAACGCAGACCAACCGAATCAATGCGAGCATGCTGTTGCATTTGGTGCAGAAGGGATAGGTTTGTGCAGAACGGAACATATGTTTTTCGGAGAAGACAGGATAACTGCAGTTCGCGAGATGATTTTAGCGGAAACGAAAGAAGAACGGGAACATGCATTGGCAAAATTACTTCCGTACCAACGAAAGGATTTCTTTGGTATTTTTGAGGTTATGAAAGATAGACCGGTAACAATCAGAACACTTGACCCTCCGCTTCACGAATTTTTACCGAAGACACAGAAAGATATTGATGAACTTGCAAGCGTAATGAAAATTTCGAAAGAACGAATTCAACGCCGTATCAGTCAACTGCACGAAATGAATCCGATGTTAGGTTTTCGCGGTTGTCGTTTGGGAATACTATATCCCGAAATTACCGAGATGCAAGTACGCGCAGTATTTGAAGCGGCAGCGATGGCACGGAAAAAAGGAATAAAGGCATTTCCTGAAATTATGATTCCGTTCGTAGGACACGTGCGCGAACTTGCGTTGCAAAAAGAAATTATCAATCGGATTGCAGAACATGTAATGCGAGTGAAGAACGTGCGCATCGCATACCTTGTAGGAACGATGATTGAAATTCCTCGCGCGGCGCTTACTGCGTACGATATCGGAAAAGTAGCGGAATTCTTTTCGTTTGGAACAAACGATTTAACACAATTAACCGCCGGACTTTCTCGCGATGATGCGGGAGAATTTTTACCGTATTACATTGACCACAGTGTTTATGAACGCGACCCGTTTCAATCTATTGATAAAAATGGCGTTGGTAAGTTGATGGGAATTGCTGTGAAAGAAGGACGCAATTCTAACAATAGTTTGAAAGTCGGAATTTGCGGCGAGCACGGAGGGGACCCGTCGAGTGTAGAATTTTGTCACGCACTCGGTTTGAATTATGTTTCGTGTTCACCGTTTCGGATTCCTATTGCACGATTAGCCGCGGCTCGCGCTGTTATACAAGAGAAAAGCAATATAATGCCTACAACTCCCTTAGTGCAAACAAACGTACAAAAAGTTGTGAATCCGAGTTTTGCTTCGAGTTTATCAAATGCAAAACGTGCAATTTTATTAAAGAACAGTTCGCTACGTCGTTCAAAACTTGGTTTTTAA
- a CDS encoding gamma-glutamyl-gamma-aminobutyrate hydrolase family protein, with translation MKIGVTDTGKPSFEKYVEWLQKLQPLETIKLSYLLNNAEAVDICDGIVLTGGQDVHPKFYGKPEFLKEVDANDLDTQRDEFELQIILRVQQLQLPLLAICRGLQAVNVAMGGTLIPDIVHAGYPSHRLDSSTNAVHRVAVTFDSLLKTIVNVSGGEINSRHHQAVDKLGKRLKIAAISDDGIIEALELKDRERQPFFLCVQWHPERMNDFENPFSKNILQEFLKAIQLHKQ, from the coding sequence ATGAAAATCGGTGTTACAGATACAGGAAAACCATCATTCGAAAAATATGTCGAGTGGCTTCAGAAATTGCAGCCGTTGGAAACAATAAAATTGTCATATCTGTTGAATAATGCGGAAGCAGTTGATATCTGCGATGGAATTGTATTGACGGGAGGACAAGACGTTCATCCGAAATTTTATGGCAAACCTGAATTTCTCAAGGAAGTAGATGCAAACGATTTAGACACGCAGCGCGACGAATTTGAGTTGCAAATAATTTTGCGAGTGCAACAATTACAATTGCCGTTGCTAGCAATTTGCCGCGGACTTCAAGCAGTGAACGTTGCGATGGGAGGAACACTGATTCCGGATATCGTTCACGCAGGTTATCCTTCGCACCGACTTGATAGCAGCACCAATGCGGTGCATCGTGTAGCGGTTACGTTTGATTCTTTGTTGAAAACAATCGTCAATGTTTCTGGAGGAGAAATAAATTCGCGACATCATCAGGCGGTGGATAAACTTGGAAAGAGATTGAAAATTGCGGCAATTTCTGATGACGGAATAATTGAAGCGCTGGAATTAAAAGACCGCGAGCGGCAACCGTTTTTTCTTTGTGTACAATGGCATCCCGAGCGAATGAACGATTTCGAAAATCCATTTTCCAAAAATATTTTACAAGAGTTTCTCAAAGCAATACAATTGCACAAGCAATAA
- the queA gene encoding tRNA preQ1(34) S-adenosylmethionine ribosyltransferase-isomerase QueA produces the protein MKLSDFRYPLPKNLIAKHPAEPRDSCRMMVLHRKEEKIEHRKFSDIVDYVNKNDCIIVNDTKVFQARLFGHKEKTKARIEVFLLRELNTEERIWDAIVDPARKVRIGNKIFFDEGNLWCEVIDNTTSRGRTVRFNYRGDLYKVADRIGVTPIPPYIKRDVQTRDIEDYQTMFAKHIGSVAAPTAGLHFTPRLISKLEKTGVKHAGITVHLGLASFRPVEVEDLHKHKMDSEYFEVHEPAVKIVNTSIDAKGKVISCGTSTTRAIESSTTADGHLKAIKMWTDKFIFPPYNFKITDALVTNFHMPETTLLMLVSAFAGHDFLMHAYKVAIKQGYRFFSYGDAMLIL, from the coding sequence ATGAAACTATCTGATTTCAGGTATCCACTTCCTAAAAATTTAATTGCAAAACATCCTGCCGAACCGCGGGATTCGTGTCGAATGATGGTCTTGCACCGGAAAGAAGAAAAAATAGAGCATCGAAAATTTTCCGATATCGTTGATTACGTGAATAAAAATGATTGTATCATTGTCAATGATACAAAAGTTTTTCAAGCGCGGCTCTTCGGGCATAAAGAAAAAACGAAAGCGAGAATCGAAGTTTTTCTTTTACGCGAATTAAACACCGAGGAAAGAATTTGGGATGCCATTGTTGACCCCGCGCGAAAAGTTCGGATCGGGAATAAGATTTTTTTTGACGAAGGAAATCTCTGGTGCGAAGTTATTGATAATACAACGTCGCGCGGAAGAACAGTGCGGTTCAATTATCGCGGTGATTTGTATAAAGTTGCCGATAGAATCGGTGTTACGCCCATTCCTCCATATATCAAACGCGATGTACAAACGCGCGATATCGAAGATTATCAAACGATGTTCGCAAAACATATCGGTTCAGTAGCCGCGCCAACAGCAGGATTGCATTTTACGCCGAGACTTATTTCTAAGTTAGAAAAAACGGGAGTAAAACATGCCGGCATTACCGTGCATCTTGGTCTTGCTTCGTTTCGTCCGGTAGAAGTGGAAGATTTACACAAACATAAAATGGATTCCGAGTATTTTGAGGTACACGAACCCGCCGTAAAAATTGTGAACACTTCTATTGATGCGAAAGGAAAAGTTATCAGTTGTGGAACAAGCACAACACGCGCAATCGAATCAAGCACGACTGCCGACGGTCACTTGAAAGCGATTAAAATGTGGACGGATAAATTTATTTTCCCTCCATATAATTTCAAAATCACGGATGCATTAGTTACGAATTTTCATATGCCGGAAACGACGCTTCTGATGCTGGTTAGCGCATTTGCAGGGCACGATTTTCTGATGCATGCATATAAAGTTGCGATTAAGCAAGGGTATCGCTTTTTCAGTTACGGCGATGCGATGTTAATTTTGTAA